GCAAGGGCACCGCTGAACTGCACGGGCTGCTCGAGATTCTGGCGCCAGTACGCGGCCCAATCTGTGCGACCGTCAAAGACGCGGAGTTCGTCAGGACTGTGGCCCACCGAAGAATACAtcttggctgctgctgatgtCTCCAAGTTTGTATCCGCGAACAAGGGTTTGAGAAGATCTTGGTACAAGGCACCAATCTCCTTCATCATGTGAGAGTGGTAAGCACGCCCACCCGTCTCAAGCTTGCGCGCAAACTTCTTCTGATCCTGGAACTCAACTCTCAGCGCCTCAATGCCATCCGAGGCACCACTCAGCGTCACACTCTCGGGAGCATTGACACAAGCGACGCGGACATTCTCCTGTAGCTCCTTGGTCTCAATGAGAGACTTCGCTGTCTCAGCGCTCACACCTGCGGCCATCATCGTTCCTTGGGACCGCAGCTTCCCGACACTGTAGCCGCGGAAGTACGCAACAAGAATGGCCTGTGTCGAGTTCAAGAGGCCGGCGGCATATGCAGCTGCGATCTCACCCGACGAGTGGCCAACTACCGCTGTCGGGACAACTCCCCAGTTCCGCAGCAAGTCGACAAGACCAACCTGCACCGCCGTGCAGATAGGCTGGCTCCGTGTGACCTCGTTGATGCGGCTCTCAGTTGGGCCGTCCAGGAGGGTCTGCTCTAGCGTCCAGTCGGGAGTGTAAGGGTGTGGCAGTGCCTTCAGGACGTCGTCGAGTCGCCGGATGGTGTCCCGGAATTGCCGGTTGTGGGCTAGAAGCTCCTTAGCCATGCCGGCATACTGGGCACCCTGACCTGTGAAGACAAAGCCGAAAGGAAGCCCTTCGCGATTGCTGGTATTGTTTGCATCTTCCACAGCCTCCACCAGTTTCCCGCTGCCCTCATATTTGGCGAGGAGAAAGCTCTTGTGTCGCAGGTGGTCTCTCCGGCTAGTAAGTGTGTAGACCAAGTTCTGGAGATTTTCTGCGTCGGATAATTGCGATACAGCCCGGGAGATATCTTGTACGCGTGTCTCAAGCGACTTTTCCGATGCCGCGCTTACAGGAAGGACAACAACCTGGTCGCTGTTTTCAAGTTGTCTCTTCTGCATCACCTGTCTGCCGGGGAAGTACTGACTTAGATAGCTCTCTGCCGACTCAAGGATAACGTGTGCATTTGCCCCTAGTAACTGTCAGCAGATTATCCTGTATACGTTTTAGGGTAGCATTAGCTCACCTCCGTAGCCAAAGGAGTTCACCGAGGCGCGTCGCAGTGCGCGGGGCCATTGGTCTATCTGTGTGACGACCTTGAGATTACGCTGCTCCAGAATCGGAATGACTTTTAGATTGAGAGAGCCGTCAGTTATATTTTGGCTATAACTCTAAGGTGGGGGGAGGAACTCACGCTTAGGGTTCAGTTTTACCACCCCATGGGTTGGTGGAATCTGGCCCTTCTCGAAAGCTGTTACTACCTTCAAGACAGATGTAAGACCGCTGGCTGCTTCACTGTGCCCAATGTTTGTTTTGACCTGTTTTTGGTTAGATATTCACTTGAGCTTCTTTTAATATTATTGTCACTCACTGATCCGATGAGAAGTGGTGCTTGTCCTTTCGGTCGGAAGAAGCATCGGCCAACAGCGTCCACCTCGATGGGATCCCCAACCGGAGTACCGGTTCCATGGCACTCCACATAGTCCGTCTCCGCGAAGTCAAGGCCGGCGTTTTGGTAAGCCTTGCGCATCACAGCCTCTTGAAGGTTGCCGCTTGGCAGCGCAATACCGGGTGTCCTGCCGTTACTAGAAATTCTTAGTTTACTTTCTAGATCGATTGATGTCAATGACTACTCACGCGTTGACGGCACTTCCCCGGATTATGGCCCGGATCTGGTTGCCATCTCGGATAGCAGCGGAAAGTCGTTTCACGTAGATAGCGTTGACTCCTTCAGCTCGACCATAGCCATCAGCCGAGGCGTCGAAGGTGTGGCATGTCCCCGTGGGCGAGAGCACTCCGCTTTTGGCAGCACCGATGTGCAATTCAGGCGACATGATGAGGTTCGCACTGGCTATGACAGCGCTCTCGCAATCCCCCACCTTAATAGCCGTCAGAGCTTGGTGAAGAGCGTAGACGGATGACGAACAGGCTGTATCTAATGTAAAACTATAATCCGGTGTAAGCATAACATCAGACGAGACAGAACAAGGCAGTTTTACCTGGGACCATGTAGGTTGAAAACATGGCTGATTCGATTCGACATGATTGTCGCGCCTGAGCCGGTCGACGTATAGCGGTGTAGGTAGTCGGAATCGCGCGTCTGCATAGGCTGGTAGTCGACTGAGAAGTTGCCGACATATACACCTGTGTTGGAGCCGGACATGCTCTGCATTGACGCTCCAGCGCTCTCGAAGCATTCAAAGACGACTTCGAGTAACTTCCGCTGTTGTGGATCCATGTACGTAGCTTCGAGGTTGTTGATGCCGAAGAAGCCATTGTCGAACTGGCGTATGTCCTCATTGATGAAGTAACCCCCAGGAACATTTATGCCGCCGCTACGATTGCCGTCTGGATGGTAGTAACCATCTACATTGTAGCGGATAGGGGGTGTTGGGCCTTGGCCCGTCTTCTGGTTGATTATCATGTCCCATAGCTGTGAAGGTGATCGAACATCGCCAGGAAGGCGGCATGCTGTGTTTTCTCAGTTAGATCCGGAAGCTGGTCGATGAGGAAATTCAATCATACCCATTCCCACGATGCATGGCGGGTCATCACTCATCGACTCCAAGCCGACGACGCCGCTCTCTGAATCAGTGTACGCTATTGGGCTGCCATCTCCgctgctggtggtattcgaCAAACCCACGATAACGGGCTCAGAGTCCGGCATGGTTCTGGGTATCACTCTAACAGACGCTCTGGCTTCGAGTAGTAAACTGAAGCCCTGTCGAGGTCGAGGGTATCATCTGGTCCTCGAGTCTTTATTAGGGGTGTATGACcagaatttctcgggatagTTTGCTTATGAGAAGTATTCCAAATCTTTGCCACCGGGAAGCTGTTAGAGTTCCCATATCACATGGGAAGAATTACGAACTCGGACGCATACAATCCCACAAAGCCAAATCCCGGGCTGCTTCACAACATAGCCGGACCTTGGGCGGATTCGCAACGCTCGGTCATACCCTGTACCCGAGAATAGTGTAATTAGACGGCCGTTTCGGTCAGATTAGCGATTACGGGAACTTAGAACATGTATTTTGATCCATCTTGTTTTGTTGTCATGGTACGCATGCACCAATTCCCGAGGCCGGGGACTCGGGAACGCTGACGGGCATGAACAGTACAGTCGGTTCGGGAAACGAATCTGTGCTTCATAAATCAAGTGCAGCTATGGGGAAACACAAGTCCCAGCCAAAGGCATCTACGAAAATGGACATTACCGGAAACGCTTTTGTCGTTGGCGGAGGTGAGCTCTGACACTCCCCAGGTCATCGTCAATGGACTTACAAAATAAACAGGGGGCGGGATCGGCAAGGCCTGCGCGCTGGCTTTTGCCAAAGAAGGCGCTGCTGCAGTCGTGGTTGCAGACCTTGATGCAAAGAAGGCAGTCGAGGTTGCCGCCGAGTGCCAGGCGTTGGCGCCTTCGGCTGAGTTTCGTGCCATTGGGGTAAAGATCGACATCACGCAGGAGGACTCGGTCAAGACTGCAACCGAGAAGGTGGTACAGGTATTTGGTCGCATCGATTATTGCGTGAACTGCGCCGGGGTGTGTTAACCTTTGCCTGGTCTGGTTGCCAATACTaatgttttctttcttttttttttttgcagaTTGGGGTTCAACAAGGGACCGACATTGCAACGTTGTCATTGGCTGATTTTAGGCGCTTCCTCGACGTCAATACGACCGGCATGTTCCTGGTGACTAGAGAAGCATCTGTAGCAATGCGTGCTCAGGAGTCCAGACTCGTCTCATCCGAGTCGCCCAAACGAGGAACCACACGCGGCGCGATTGTTAATCTCGCCTCGGTCATGTCTGTCGTTGCGGCGCCCGAAGTCATCCCCTATACAGCGTCCAAGCATGCAGTTCTGGGTCTGACAAAGAATGCAGCCCTGGATAATGTGTCGCATGGTATCCGGGTAAATTGCGTCTGCCCTTCGTGGGTCGACACCCCCATGGTACAACAGGCAGAGGAGGGTGTCCAGGGTCTTACAGAGTTTATCCAATCTGTAGTGCCCATGGGACGGATCGCTACCCCAGAAGAAATTGCTGACACTGTCATCTTCTTGGCCAGCCCCAGATCTAGTTATGTGACTGGTTGTGGTTTCATCGTGGACGGCGGCACCACGCTAACTGCCATGAGGTAGAACAATTACTCTAATTCCATGCATATTCCTGTAATCATCAATCCCCATCTACTTCTTGTAATGTGTATCGGTAATGGCTCGTTTTACATGCCCGATAACTTCCCCGAGAATCTCAAGGTCTTCGGGCATGCATAGTCTTTGTCCAGGCCGGGGGTTTCTCTGTCTGGAGTCATCACTTATTTAACTATCCATGGGACGTTCATCATATATGTACCATCACACCAGCCGTTTCTCTTTATCCGTATTCCATTCTTGATACTCAACGCATAAGCAAAATGGCTGAACAGACCGAAACCCCTCCTGCTGGCTACAACTTTGTCAGCTATGGTACGGAGCAGCATCCCATTGCCGGTCTCCCCCGTGTCGTGCGTCACATCACAGGCCATGATTCGGAGGGTCGCTCCGTGTTCTTGTCCACTGATATCGGTGACCACCACCGCACATTGGGCGAGAAGCAAGCGATTGCCAACATTATTTACTcgaccaaggagaccccTGTCGAGCTTAACGGTGACCACGATATTGAGTTTGCCAGGAGCACTGAGGTGAGTTCtcctttctccttcttttggGACGTGATGTTGACAGCTCTCAGCCCGGTATTCACGTCAAAAACGGCTCAGTGGCACGCCTAATCGACTTTGCTCCGGGCGTGGAGTCCCCGCTGCACCGCGCTGTCAGTCTCGACTACGGCGTTGTCATTGAGGGTGTTTTCAAGATGGTCCTGGACTCGGGCGAGGAGCGCATCATGCGTCCTGGCGACATCAGCGTTCAACGGGCCACTGCTCACAAGTGGATCAACATCACCGGCAATGGTACTCTCCCGGGTCGTATGCTTTTTGTTCTGCTCGACTGCAACGATGTGTATGTGAATGGCAAGAAGATGGAGGGTTACCTGGGCTCCCTCGCCAAGGACTATGAAGGACGTGGTGGTTAGATGGACGACCTGTAGTGCATGTGTATCTAGGCTCAGATATGAATATAAAGCTTGCAAAAACTTTTGTGATATGTGTAGTGTAAAGGAGAATTTCATGGCTGGACTGTTTGTTGGAGAGTTTGGTTAAGATGCTGGAGTCCGCCTTCCTATTTCGTAATCACCATCGTTTGACTATCATGTGATTCTGGTGCAGCACGTGACATAGTCTGCCCTTTATCAGGTCACGATTGCTCGTTCATGTTATGTTATCAGATTCAAAAGGCTCATATGTGTCAGGCATACGCTCATAGACCAAGATATCTGACTTCACCTAGCAGGTAGTTGCCATATCGATTTTATATAGAATGAAGTGTCTAACGATATACCACAAAAATTCCATAGTGTAACTATCCACGGTCAGCTGGTTAGCATGAGTTTTATCTGAGCCTTTAATAATCACACTATTATTTACCCTATAGTTACTTCTATTTACATTACACCTGTTTCTTGACCTTTGCGGAATGAGCCTCTTTCAGCTTCCCCAAATCAAACATCCTCCAAAATATGGAGTCCTGAAATCATTAGCTGCGCTATACCTCACCAGGGCAAGAACGGAATGAATAACGGCATACCCAAATTGTGCGCCAGCAAAACATATCGAGAACACGAATGAGAGTGGTCTGGCTACCGTACCAAAACCACGCCGACGGGGATGAGTTTAAGCTCTCTGCGACAACTTTCGCGGCATACTGGAATCTATCAGTGGTTCCGGCTGCGATATTTGTTAATCTCGGTGCAGTTTTGTTTTAGTATTGGAATTCTTACGCGGGGTTCTTGTGACGTGCTGCTGGAAATGCTCCGCAAGAGGAGTGTAGTACGATCCTTGGTAATTGAGGTCAGAACATATGCAGTTGAACGCAGTCAAGAAAGATAGACATACCTTCTGGTAGCCGTCTATGCGCATCGTTCTTCAGAATGTTGGTAGCGACCTCTCCCGATATTACCTGATGAGCGATAGTTGATTAGCGTGCGGCTGTCATAAGGAATAGGACGAGCATACTGTAATAACCCTGACACTTTATCACAAGTCAGCTTGGCCATTCTATGATAATGCGCAATTCCGAAATTCTTACTCAAATGGGGCCATCTCAACACGCAGAGTGTTCGACCAGTGTTGAAGCGCTGCCTTGGTTGCATTATACGATGCTATGTCGTTGAGTCAGTTTCTTGTTGGGAATAATGAAATAGGTATGCTTACATCCATATAAGTACGGAACAACTCCTCCGATTGAGCCAATGTTTACAATTGCCCCGGTGGCTTTGATAATCATATCGTGGAAGTGATGCACCATTCGCATAGGGCCGAAGACATTGATGTCGAACATGCGCTGTACGGCAGTGACATCTGTGTCAATGGCTGTCATGGTGTACGCGATGCCACTGCTTCATATTCAGTAGTGGATAATGCGGGGAAAGGACAAGGAAGAACGCACGCGCAATTGACGAGGACATCTAGACGCCCATCCGTAAGCTTCTGCACACGAGCTTTTAGCTCCACGACAGATTTCTCCTTGGTGACGTccaaaggaaagaaagtaATACCGGCTCGCGTGAGATGGTCGCTTGACTCCCCAGGAAGCACAGTCGCAATGGCATAAATGCCGCGACGAGTGTACTCAGTGACGAGGGCCTCGCCAATGCCACCCTGACCGCACCTATATTATTTCGCGTTAGCATGAACAATAGAAAACGGGACATACTAGAAGTTATGGGTGAGTACCCGGTGACAAGAGCAAATTTCGTAGACATTTTGATGGGACCTTGGGTTGTAGATTCAGCGGCTCATCATACACGCTGTATTTCTACTCATATAATAGGCTGATTTCAAACTGGCCGAGTATTTCTGCAATATGTAAGACTCGGGAACACAAGACCGGGGTCGGGTATGCAGTCAGCTCCCGCCATTTCAGCAATACAAAGGCCCATTCCCGAGCTGAATTTCGCAGTTCTGATACGTCAGCGTAAGCAAGCGCTATACACCCATAAGACTTATGCAGCTCTACAACCCTTCCACCCTATGTTCAAGACTCAATTATCACTATGATATCCGCTTCATCGGCCATTCTACTGGCTGTGCTTCTAACAGCCCTTTGGCGACTAAGCCTCATAGGCCAAAGACCCAAAGACTATCCCCCTGGACCGCCCACGCTCCCCATCCTTGGCAACCTGCACCAGATCCCAAAGGCGAAGCGTCATATACAGTTTGAAAAATGGGCTCGTCAGTATGGACCAGTCTACTCACTTATGCTGGGGACGAAGGTTATGATTGTTCTCAACACGGATGATGCCATCAGAGAGCTCGTGGATAAACGGGGTGCCATCTATGCTTCCAGGCCGGAGTCTTTCATCGCCCAGGACACCATCAGCGGAGGGCTTAGAATCTTGTGGATGGTATGTAATTGGCTCTGTTATTTACTTGCTCCTGGTTCTAACTGTCTTCATTCTTGCTAGCACAATGGCGAAACGTGGAAAATGGCCCGGAAGCTCGGGCACCGTATTCTCAACCTCGCGACTGCACGCACTTACGTGCCATATCAGGACCTAGAGACTAAGCGGATGCTCCTTGACTTTTTAGAAAAGCCCGAAAGCTTTATCGAACATATGCGCCGGTTCTCTGCCTCTTTGACAACCCAGATGACATTTGGCTTCCGCACAACCACCATTCATGATCCCCGATTCAAGGAGAGCTTTGATGTATGTACACTGTCTACATATGGATGGCCTAGTAAATTGACTCTCTGTAGATATTTGATGAGAGTTGGGAGTTGGTTGCTTCTCCAGTTAGTCTTTAAAATTAATTCCTCTGGAACATTGCTAATTGTGTTTAGATCGCCGGGCTCATGGacttcttccccttcctcaGGAAGGTTCCtgacttctttcttcctgTCAAACGAGAAGCAAAAAAGCTACACCAAAGAGAGATTACACTATTCCGGGACCATTATTTCGAGACCAGGAGAAAACTGCAGGACGGGACAGCCAAGGCATGCACCCCTGCACCCAACATAATTCCCCTTCCCTTCATATACTCATACCAGAAAACCATCACAGCCATGCGTCTGCGTCGACCTCGTAAAGCTCCAAAAAGAAGAATCCTTCTCCGACGACTTCGCCGCCTATATCGGCGGGTCCCTCCTGCAAGCCGGTTCCGAGACAACAGCCGGAGTTCTCGTCGGCTTCATCCAAgccatcaccatcttcccatCCGTTGCCAAAATAGCTCAAGCAGAGATTGACCGCGTCTGCGGAGACGGTCTCCCGGATCTAAACGACGTTCCTGATCTACCGTATGTTCGGGCGTGTGCGAGGGAAACACTACGGTGGATGCCGGGGTTCCTGCTGGGGTTGCCTCATGCTGCTACTCGCGATGATGTGTATCTGGGGTATCGGATACCGAATAAGGCGACTATCCTAATGAATGTTTGGTATGGACTTCTGGCACATGGATGCAAAATGGCGTGGCTTATCCCATGTCTTACAGGGCCGTTCACAACAACCCCGAACAATACCCGAATCCCCGAACCTTCGATCCTAGACGCTATATGGACCACGAGTATTACCCACAAAGCGCGGCCAACACAGAAGTCAGCCGGGATCATTTCGCCTTTGGTGCAGGTCGGCGCAAATGCCAGGGTATCCACATCGCAGAGCGGTCTCTTTTCCTGAGCATTTCTCGTTTGCTTTGGGCGTTTGATTTCAAGAGGACTATTGATCCGGTCACGAAGCTGGAGATCTTCCCCAATATGGATGATCTTGCTGATGGCGCATTTACTCAGCCAAATGTGTTTCCGGCGAGGATTGTTCCTAGGAGTGAGGATAAGGCTCGACGGGTGAGGGAAGAATGGGGGAAGGTGTTGGAGTTGCTTGATGGGGATATGCAATGGAGAACTGTTCCTGAGGGGTTAATTTGGAGGGACTACGAGATTGTTGCGTAGTAGCTTCTTGGTTCTCTTATGAGACACTTGGGACCCATATATGCATGAAAATAGCATATTCTACCGCTTTTAGCTAGCCGACATAATGGCTGGAGCTGAAATAAGCATCTCATTTGCGAAGAAACTAGACTCATTTTTGGAATCCTCTGTCAAGCAACCTCTCGTCTTTTATCTACCAAATGTACACATCTCCAGCCAACGAGCTATATACATAACCTCACCCCGAACCAGGATACTCAGTAGGCAAAGCATTATTCCACCCAAAGACATTATCAGGATCATACTGCTTTTTCAACGCTGCCAAACGTGGCAATTTGCTTGCGCCGTATTTTTGTTCCAGAGTCTCATCGCCACGAGCATAGTTGACATAGATGGTGTGGTTTTCGTAACCTGAAGTCCGCACCCAGCTATCTCGAAGCGCTTGGCCGGTTTGCTCCCCGGCGTTGAAAGAGTCGCTTCCGACTCCGTCCAGGGAGATTACTTCGAATTGGCTGTGCATCCGCGTTAATATGCTTGTCTTTTTGATGGGATAATTCAGGAACGCTTACAACCAACCAATAGCATCTCTCCAGGGATACGCAGTCGCGTCATCAGGAACGGCAGCGACGGCATGGTTGGGAAATGCCTCGAAGTTGAGCGACGTATGCGCAAGCCCGGGATAAGTCTCCCAGAGAGTGGTTATCTTGTCAAATGTCTCTTGTAAGGTCGAGGCCGTGTATTTGCGCATCTGACCGGTGTACAGACTCCGGGGTGCACGTGCCTCGCAAAGCATGGCGCCCTGGCCTCCACCGGCTGTCTCGATTAGCTTGTTCCACGGCACATATGAGAGCATGGAAACGGAGGGTTGGAGCTCTAGGATGGGGCTTAAAAATTCGCGGCCCTCGTCTTCTGGTCCAATAAACACCCAGTTTGCTCCGATTTGGCCCTATTATCGAATTGTCAGCTTGGTGTGTAACTGTTTGATAGCGACGAGATTGGACTTACCTCCTTAGTAGTACTATCAAATTGAAACCGACTTACACCAGCGGCATGGAGGGGAAGCGTCTCACTAAGCGATTCCAGCCAGTCAAAGTAAAACAAAGTCTTGTTCGCAGGAATAATAAAGTCGGCAGTCAGGATTTCCCCGTTATTATTATCAGCAAGTCTGTGCAGTTTATATGTAGCCGATATAACAATGCCGAAGTTAAATCCAGCACCGCGAACACCCCAGAACAGCTCCTCATTCTCCGCTTCCGATATGGTGAGAACTTCCCCATCCGCGGTAACGATACGAGCCGAAACCAAGGCATCGATTTCCAAGCCGAAGATACCAGTATAACGACCAATACCGCCACCAAGTGTTATACCAATAAAGCCAGGGCAGGTGACGGATCCGCTTTCTATTTCATGTCAGTACCTGAATTCATGAGAGAGTAAACGAGCGTACGGATCATAAAACCAGCATCATAAATAGCATTCTGGAATTGGCCAAAGGTACTTCCAGCACCAACAGTTATAGTCGCATCATCGCTGTCTAACGTATACGAGTTGATCTGGCTCAAGTCAATGGCGAGGCCGTTTTGAAGCCCGACCATGTCGGTACAGCCATGGCGGCCGCCAGTCGCGAGAAATGGAACATTGTGCTCTTTGGCGAGTTTGACCTATGTACATATAAAATCAACATTTGTCTACAAACTTGGGATTCTCGATTAAATCTCACGCACAACTTTGACcacatcctcctcgtctgcCGGACTGATAGCACCCGCGTATGTCGGGGCGTTGTAACTGTTCCACCTCACTGTAGCTTCTTCAAAGTCAGGGGTATCTGGGAAGCTGATAACCGTGTCTGATGCCCATTGAATGTTGCTGTCCAAAAGCAAAGACTTGAGATTGACCGAGGCCGCATGGGCTGCGAGGAGCCATGAACAGGCCAGGAATGTCAGAATGTTTCTGCGCATTGCGTGTCGTCTATAATGTGCAGTAGAAACAGGTGCAACTGTTTACAAGCCATAACAGCTTTTTGGATGTTTTTGTACGTGTACAACCTCGGGATGTCCGCATTAGGAAAGAAGGTGATATGACGGCGATGATCGGCGACTCCGATGATACCCGAATACAGTATTATAGTCAATACAGTGATCCCGAGCCCTAAAGTACCAATGAAATCTTAATCAAATGGATGTATACATGTATCACGCACGGAAATTTGTAATAATAGCTGAGATCCATGGCTGTCTATTTCAAATATAACGTTGTAGCAGCTCTATCttcagaaaaaggaaataaaaaTAGAAGATGGCGACCGATCGGCAGACAAACAAAGAGCCCCTGCACCCAAGGAGTGCAGTAATGTAAGCGATTGTTAAAGACTACCAAAGCCCGCCTCGTCCGTACTTGTACTTCACCGTCTCTTCTCAATTTCAATATGGCCGTTAACTTCGACATCTCGCCGGAAAAAGAAGCGGGCATTCTCCGCCTGTTCCACAGCCAACTATTCGTCACACCCCCTCCCCTCACCCGCCGCGATGTTGATCTAAGCGGTAAAACAGCCATCGTCACCGGCGCCAATGGCGGCTTGGGGTTGGAAACCGCCCGTCAGCTTCTAGATCTGGGATGCAAGGTCATTCTCGCTGTGCGGAGGATGGAGAGAGGTGAAGCCGCGCGTCAAGAGCTGCTTGAGGGCCGGGATGCGCGGGCTACCGAGATTGAGGTGTGGCCTCTGGATCTTGCATCCTATGAGTCTGTTATGAGCTTTGCGGAGCGCGCTAAGACCCTGCCGCGGCTGGACATCGTAGTCCTCAATGCTGGTCTCTACAAGGTCAACCAGACTATGGTCGCTACCACGGGCTACGAAGAGAGTATCCACGTCAACTACCTCGCCAATGCTCTCCTAATTACTCTTTTAGCGCCCATCGTTAAGGAAAAGAAGACCGGTAGCACTCCCGGGCGGATCGTGCTTGTATCCTCAGACCTGGCCGCTTGGGCCAAGTTCAAGGAGAGAAAATCCAACCCCATCCTTCCCACATTCAAGCAGAAAATGACCCCAAAATGGGACTTCCTAGAGCGCTACGGCACATCTAAGGTTCTGGGCCAGTTCTTTGTGACGGAATTGGCGAAACGAGTGTCCCCGGATGCCGTCCTCATCACGACCACTAATTGTGGCTTGTGTCATGGCTCGGAACTTTCGCGTGAGGGACAAGGCCATCTTATAGGCCATATTTTTAATGTGGTTAGTCGTATATTTGGTCGTTCTTGCTCGGTTGGTGCTCGCGTGTTTGTTCACGCGGCTGCCAGTCCTGTCTTGGGTGCGAGCGTGCATGGGCAGTATGTGGAGGATGCGAAGCTAAAACCGTGAGTTCTTTCCCGCCTGAAACAGCTCCTATAGGCAATGTTGTGCTTACAATAATACAGTATGTCACCATTGATATACAAGCCTGAAGGTTTGCAGTTAGGTTTGAAACTATGGGAAGAGACCATGGATGAGCTCTCATTTGCAGGAGCCAGGGAGATTATTGATAGCCTCTCCAAATAATTCTATTTGTCTATAGCACCAATGTAATAACCTCCCATCTCAAAAGCGGACAATATCTACTTGAGCGCCAATAATCACGTGCCGTTAGTCACGTGGCGTAAGCACGAAATGTGTGTACAACCCCAAACGCAACGTATGCAGGGGACGGGACAACACACATTGCCGGTGCCAGGGTTCAATTCCAAATCAGAAACTGTAGTAAAAATCTCCCACTGTCACATCCCAGTCGTTCCCGCCGCAACCGCGAGCACTGAAATCATTTCGAGTCCCCGACTCCACCGCCGAGTCCGGGTACCCCGGGCTACGCATGTTAACCTGGGCGATACGCAACTGTCAGCTGTGTAAGTGCCTAACTGGCCCAACTGACAGGAGTACATGAATCTCGAACTCAACGATTACGTACCATGTCTGAGGTACCGGGGGTCACCATTCCCGACGCCCGATCCAGAACCTGTCACCGGCGGTTATCAGACATGTTTCGGGAACTAGTTGACGAGAAAAAGGACCGGAGATATGGTTCTGGTTGGAACTGACACTCAGTAATCGCTTTAAAGTAAAGATAGTACAAATACGATCAAGGCCAATTGGGTCGTGCTCAGCTCGTCAACAGTTATCTGTCAAGATGGCTTTGCAAACGACGAAAACATGGGAGACGCTGATGCAACTGCTGCCCTCGCGCAATCATGATCAGGACTTCTGGTGGAAGGTGACAGGGCGTCAGCTAGCTGTGTTGTTGGAGGCGGCTGGCTACCCTATTGAGAGACAGTACAACACTCTTTTGTTCCACTATCATTGGGCGGTATGGGTCCTTTGTTTCTTTAATCTATTTGCCCCTTGTACTTCGTAATTAACCTGGGCTAATTACGTGCGTGCTGCTGGCAGATTCCATACCTGGGACCAGCTCCT
This Aspergillus chevalieri M1 DNA, chromosome 3, nearly complete sequence DNA region includes the following protein-coding sequences:
- a CDS encoding cytochrome P450 (COG:Q;~EggNog:ENOG410PJ8D;~InterPro:IPR036396,IPR001128,IPR002401;~SECRETED:SignalP(1-23);~SMCOG1034:cytochrome P450;~antiSMASH:Cluster_3.3;~go_function: GO:0005506 - iron ion binding [Evidence IEA];~go_function: GO:0016705 - oxidoreductase activity, acting on paired donors, with incorporation or reduction of molecular oxygen [Evidence IEA];~go_function: GO:0020037 - heme binding [Evidence IEA];~go_process: GO:0055114 - oxidation-reduction process [Evidence IEA]), which gives rise to MISASSAILLAVLLTALWRLSLIGQRPKDYPPGPPTLPILGNLHQIPKAKRHIQFEKWARQYGPVYSLMLGTKVMIVLNTDDAIRELVDKRGAIYASRPESFIAQDTISGGLRILWMHNGETWKMARKLGHRILNLATARTYVPYQDLETKRMLLDFLEKPESFIEHMRRFSASLTTQMTFGFRTTTIHDPRFKESFDIFDESWELVASPIAGLMDFFPFLRKPCVCVDLVKLQKEESFSDDFAAYIGGSLLQAGSETTAGVLVGFIQAITIFPSVAKIAQAEIDRVCGDGLPDLNDVPDLPYVRACARETLRWMPGFLLGLPHAATRDDVYLGYRIPNKATILMNVWAVHNNPEQYPNPRTFDPRRYMDHEYYPQSAANTEVSRDHFAFGAGRRKCQGIHIAERSLFLSISRLLWAFDFKRTIDPVTKLEIFPNMDDLADGAFTQPNVFPARIVPRSEDKARRVREEWGKVLELLDGDMQWRTVPEGLIWRDYEIVA
- a CDS encoding FAD-binding oxidoreductase (COG:C;~EggNog:ENOG410PMQH;~InterPro:IPR006094,IPR036318,IPR016166,IPR012951;~PFAM:PF08031,PF01565;~SECRETED:SignalP(1-19);~SMCOG1138:FAD linked oxidase domain protein;~antiSMASH:Cluster_3.3;~go_function: GO:0016491 - oxidoreductase activity [Evidence IEA];~go_function: GO:0050660 - flavin adenine dinucleotide binding [Evidence IEA];~go_function: GO:0071949 - FAD binding [Evidence IEA];~go_process: GO:0055114 - oxidation-reduction process [Evidence IEA]); translated protein: MRRNILTFLACSWLLAAHAASVNLKSLLLDSNIQWASDTVISFPDTPDFEEATVRWNSYNAPTYAGAISPADEEDVVKVVKLAKEHNVPFLATGGRHGCTDMVGLQNGLAIDLSQINSYTLDSDDATITVGAGSTFGQFQNAIYDAGFMIQSGSVTCPGFIGITLGGGIGRYTGIFGLEIDALVSARIVTADGEVLTISEAENEELFWGVRGAGFNFGIVISATYKLHRLADNNNGEILTADFIIPANKTLFYFDWLESLSETLPLHAAGVSRFQFDSTTKEGQIGANWVFIGPEDEGREFLSPILELQPSVSMLSYVPWNKLIETAGGGQGAMLCEARAPRSLYTGQMRKYTASTLQETFDKITTLWETYPGLAHTSLNFEAFPNHAVAAVPDDATAYPWRDAIGWFQFEVISLDGVGSDSFNAGEQTGQALRDSWVRTSGYENHTIYVNYARGDETLEQKYGASKLPRLAALKKQYDPDNVFGWNNALPTEYPGSG